The genomic interval CAAAGTTCTTATCTCAAGGTAAGATGCCAACATTTATGTTTGGACTTGGAGGAGCAGCTTTAGCAATATATAAATCAGCATACTTAGAGAATAGAAAAAAGATCAAAGGACTTTTAATATCAGCAGTTGTAGCATCAGCAGTTGGTGGAATAACTGAGCCAATCGAATTTATATTCCTATTTATTGCACCAGTTCTTTATGTGTTCCACGCAATTATGACTGGACTTGGATTTATGGTAATGGGACTTTTAAAAGTAGCTATTGGAAACACTGATGGAAACATAATTGACTTCTTAGTATTTGGAGTGTTCCAAGGATTCTGGACAAAATGGTTCTACGTAATTCCTGTTGGAATTATCTGGTTCCTAATTTACTACTTTGTGTTTAAGTGGTATATTGTAAAATATGATATCCCAACTCCAGGAAGAGATAACTCAGCTCAAGCACAAGAAGCTGTTGATAGTGGAGATATAGCTGGATATACAGCTAAAGTTATGTTAGAAGCTTTAGGTGGAAAAGAGAACATTGTAAGTTTAGATAACTGTATAACAAGACTTAGACTTGTAGTTAAAGATGCAAGTATAATAGATGTAGAAGCTGTTAAAGCAGCAGGTGCAGTAAACGTAGTAAAACTAAATGATACAAATGTACAGGTAATAATTGGACCAAAAGTTCAAATGTTAAAGAAGCAATTACAAAAATTAATGTAATAAAGTGGGGGGAAATAATCCCCCCTTTTATATAGGAGAATATTAGGAGGACTTATGAATTTTGATGAAATTATAAATAGAAAAGGAACTTACTGTACTCAGTGGGATTATATAGAGGATAGATTTGGACCTGGAACAAAGGATTTAACTCCATTTTCTATCTCTGATACAGATTTCAAATGTCCTCAAGAGATTTTAGATGCAATAGTAGAAAGAACAACTCATGGAATTTTTGGATACTCACGTTGGAATCATGAGGATTATAAAGGGGCTATAAAAAACTGGTATAAAACTAGATATTCTACAGAGATAAATAGTGATTGGGTTGTATATTCGCCAAATGTAATCTATAGTATCTCTATGCTACTAGAGGAGCTACTTGGAAAAAATGGAAAAGTTATGACTCACACTCCAAGATATGATGGGTTTACAAAAATTTTAAAACCATATGACCTTTTTGAAGTAACTTTAAAAGAGGATGAGAATGGAGAGTTTCATACAGATTTTTCTGTAATAGAAGAGGGATTTAAAAATGGAGTTAAAGCGTTTTTGCTTTGCAATCCTGAAAATCCAGTTGGAAAGGTTTGGAAGTATGAGGAGTTAAAAGAACTTATAGAACTATGTGAAAAGTATGATGTAGTTTTAATCTCAGATGATATTCATATGGATATAGCTAGAAGAGAGGTAACTCCAGTGTTAAAAATAGACACGAAGAGATGTTTAATTGTAAGTTCAGCATCAAAAACTTTTAATACACCAGCTCTTGGAGGATCATATGCAATAATTCCTCAAGATGATATTAGAGAAAAGTTTGTAACACATTTAAAAGAGGTAGACTCACTATCATCTCCAACAATTTTTGGAGTGCTATCAACAATGGTTGCATATAATAGTTGTGGATACTGGGTGGATGAGTTAAATAGTTACCTAACTAAAAATTGTGAGTATGTGGAAAAAGAATTAAATGGATTTTATGGAATTAAAGCTAATATTCCAGAGGGAACATATCTTATGTGGATAGATTTAAAAGATTGTAATATAGATATGGATAGATTTAAAAAGGCACTTATTGAAGATGGAAAAGTGGCAATTATGTCTGGAGAAGCTTATGGTGACAAAAATAGAATACGTTTAAATGTAGGATGTCCACTATCAAAAGTTAAAATAGCTGTTGAAGGAATTAAAAGAGCTATTGAAAAAGTAAGGTAAGAAAGTTATAATATCTTAGGTGATGTGAATGAGTTTAAAAAGAAAAGAGTTAGAAGTTTTAAAACTTATAAATACTGGGAAAACAGTAGATGAGATTCTTTTTCAAATGGAAACAAGTGAAAGAAATTTAAGATATATAATTGATAATCTAAACTTTTATCTAAAAAAAATATTGGATAAATGGATAGAGAAGGATAGAAAAAAACTGTTAGTTCATCTAAGTGAGAGTGAACTAAGAAGATTTTATAAAGTGGTTTATGAAAACTACTATATATTAGAGCAAGAGGAAAGGGCAGAGGTTATACTTATGACCTTTCTTTTTGTGAAAGATGTAAGACTTAGTTTTATAGAGGAAAAGTTAGGAATAACAAGAGCTACTTTGAAAAAAGATATAGATGTTTTAAATGAAAGTTTGAAAAGATATAGTTTAAAGTTAGAATCAGAAAAAAATAGATTCTCTATAGTTGGAAATGAAAAAAAATTGAGACATTTGAAGTCTATAAAGTTTTTAGAATATTTTGATGTAGAGATAACACCTTTAGATATAGATTATATTTTTCAAAATGTAGATAGAGATTTGTTAAGTGAGTTAAAAGAGGTTATTTTAAATATCAGTAAGAAATTTTCTGTGGAGTTTAAAGAGGACTTTGTAAAACTTATGGAGATATTTTTATATGTTTCTTTTGAAAGAGTAAAAGAGGGACATGTTATAGATAGAAAGGTTAACTATGAGTTTTTAGTTAATACTACTCACTATGAAATAGCAAGAGATAGTTTGGAAAAATATTTAGATAAAGAGTTAAGTTATGAGTTAGTACATATAACAGAGTACTTTATTAGTGGTGGAGTAACTGAAAATATAGAGGAGCTAAAGGAAAGTACTGAAAAATATTTAGATGGATTAATTTTAGCACTGGAAAAAACTTTTAATGGATCTTTAAATTATGATGAGCTTAGTTCAAAACTTATGGGGTACTTAATCCCAGCTATATATAGACTAAAAAATAACTTTAGTATAAAAGAGAGTGGAGAGAGAGATGAAATCTTTACTTTAGTGGAAAAGTACTCTAAAGATGAAAGTTATCTTCCTGAAAAATTAACTGAAAATGAGGTTTTTCATATAGCTAAGGAGATTAAAACTTATATGGAGAACGAGAAAAATAGAGTTATAAGTTTGAAAACTCTTTTGGAAATTATAGAAAATAATAGTGAGAGAGTAAACAAAGAGAAGCTAATAAAAGAACTATTAGAAATTTATGGTACTTTTATAAAAAAGGGAGTTTAGGAAAAACTCCCCCTTGACTTTAAAATTTTTAAAGTAGATAATTAATATTTATAGATTAAGATCTAATTTTATAACTTCAAAATCATTAGTGTCAAAATTTAACTCTGTGAAAACTCCGACGGTTTTAACAGAGTTATTTTTTTTAAAATTTTCAAATAGTGGCATAGTAACAAAGTCTTTTATAAAAATGTTATATTTATATTCTAATCTATCTTTTAGATTTTCAACAATATATCTAGGGACATCTTTATACACCACTACAACTTCTTTTTTATCCTCTTTTATACAGTTCATTATAAAAAAAACAGAAACGATGTCATTAAAAGATAAGTTCCAATAGTATTGTTTTAATTCTGTAAAAAGGGAGATACATTTATGAATAATTTCTTTTTCAATATTCAGGTTAAAAAATAAAAACTCTTGAACAGGAATATAGTGTTTTTGTCTACTAGAAAACCCAACTCTCAAAATAATCTTTTTTAGAGCTAACTCTTCTTTAGAAGTTAAATGTCTATTCAAAATTTTTTTACTAGCTGCATTCCAAGAGATAAGATGATCTTCGAAATATATGGCCTCTTCTGGGAAACTTCCAGTACATATTTTTAAAATATTTAAAAAGTATGGGATTTCATTAAAATCAATATCTTTGAAAAGTGAATGGTGTAAAATATTATAAAATGAGTTTAAATCATCATTTGAAAAAAGTTTAGAAAAATAAAAATTAAAAATAGAAAAGTCTTTTAAAATATTTCCAAAAGTATTATTATAATTATTTCCTAAGTCATCAAAGTATTTAAAGCTAATATAAAAAGCTTTGAGTAACTCTCTATTACAAAAAAAATTATCCATATTTGAAAGTGTTAAGAGTTTTTCAATATCCTTTAATAAAAAAGTATCAATTTCACTATTATGGATTAAAGAGTGAAAGTAATCTATAAAAATTGGTGGAAGATACTGCTCTTCAATCAGATACTTATATATGTAACATGAAAGTGCTCTTTTTCTATTTATATTTTCCCCTGTTAAAAATACACCCTTACCAGTGTGACTTTCAATAATTAATTGAAAGTTTTCCAAATCCTTTTTAATATCAGTTAAATCACCATTAACAGTACGTCTAGAAACATCTAGTTTTTTAGAAAGAGTTTCTAAATTAAGGCTACCTTTTACAAGAAGCTTTAAAGTTAAAAAAAATACTCTTTCATTTTTTGAAATTACTTGTTGTTTTTTTAGTATAGAAAAAAGATCATTACAGTTTAAAATCTCTTTAATCATCAAGTCAATTTTATTTGTTTTATTTATATCTGGAATAGAACTATAAAGATCCTTAAGATATACATTTAAATTTGCTCTTGAAAGCTCTAAAAAATTTTCTAAAAAATCCAAGTTATTTCCCTCTGTGAAATTTAAGAGATTTAAAACTCTTAAATGTTTTGAACAAATTGTAATTGCCACAATTCTTCCCCCTCTTTGAAAATGAATTCCAGTTTATTATAGAGTAAAAAAGTTCAGAAGTCAAACACTTTTGAAAAAATATTATAAAAAAATAAAAAAATTTCAAGTAGAAAAAAAGAAGAGTTATCGAGTATACTACCCTTAGATATAAAAAAGGTTTTCATACTAATGAAAAATATGGAGGGGAAAACATGATGAAAAAAGTTTTAGTGGGAACAATGCTATTAGGCTCAGCACTTTATGCATCAGATTTATCAACCGTTACTGGAGAGAATGTAGCAACTTTTGCAAAAAAAGAAGTAGTGAGTGATAAACCGTTAATCTATTTAGCTGATAATTTTCATGAAATGGCAACACTACCTAGTTTTTCTTTAGGAGCACCTTCTGGACTAGTTTCGTCATACGGAGTAGTTTTTGCAGGTATTTCAGGAAGAAGAGACAGTGATAACACTGATGGAGCAATGTCACTTGGAATGGGATTTGGAGATGCCAATAAAATAGGAGGAGCTGTATCTTTAGGAATTGGAAGTATTGATCCAAGAGATGGCGGATCTTTTAATAGAGGAAACTTAAACTTAAATGTTGGACACCATTTCAAAGAATATGGATTTGGTTGGTCAGTAGGTATGATAGGACTTGACCTTTGGCATGATAATGGACTTGATGGAGATTATCAAGATCCAAGTTTTTATACAGCAGTTACAAAATTATGGGCAAATGAATTTATACCTGTAGCTATTACAGCTGGATTTGGAAATAATTCATATGCAGATATAAATAGAGAAAATGATAGAAAAGATAAAGTTGATGGATTTGGAGCAGTAGCACTTTACGTACATCCTCAATTAAGTGTAATAGTTGATTATACAAGTAATATATTAACAGCAGGGGTAAGTTTAGTACCATTCCCAGATTATCCAGTTTCACTTACTTTAGGAGCAACAAATATAAATGAACAGGGATCAAATGATAAAGTAGCTGCAATTGGATCTTTAGCAGCAGCATATGTATTTTAATGGGAGGTAAAAATGAAGAAAATTTTATTAATAATGACATCACTTTTATTAGTAAGTAGTTTAGCATTAGCAGCTGAGCCAGAGGAGACACCAGCAGCACAGGAGACTCCAGCAGTAACACTTTCAAAAAGCGATTCATTTTTAGTGGCTTTTGGAATGAAAGATTCTCCAGATGGAGAAGAAAATCAAACAGGTTCAACAGCTGTAGCTCACGCATCAGCTCATGGAAATGCAATAAGTTTAACACATTTACAAAATACACCTTATAGCTACAAATAAGAAATAAAAATTAAGTAACACTGAAAGCAACACATAAATAATTATTAATAATTAAAGTGAAAAGCTGTTCAGAGAACAGCTTTTTTTTATGAAAAAAATATTGGAATATGGGGAGAAGGATGAGGAGAAAAGAGGATTTTTACGAGGATGACTTCTATGAAGATGAGGAAGAGTTAGATTTAATGGATCTTGTTTTTACACTTCTTAGAAGATGGAAGTTAATTACCTTGATAGCTATACCAGTTTTTGCACTAGGAGTTTTCTTTGCAATGACTAGACCAACTGTGTATAAAGCTGAGATGACAATGATGGTATCAAGTGGAAGAAATTTCAGTGCTAGCTCACTAGATGGTGGAGAGCTATCAGTAAATCAAAAGTTAGCCACAACTTATGCAGAGATAGCTAAGAGTAACGCTATTTTAAAAAGCGTTATTAAGAAATATGATTTAGAAACAAGTTTAAAGGGATTACAAAATAGTGTTACAATATCTCCAGTTCAAGATACAGAGCTACTTCAATTGACATATAAAAATGGAGATCCAGCTTTAGCCGCAGCTGTGGTAAATGAGATTGGAAATGAGTTTATGTTAAAAGTTCGTGAGGTTATGAACTTTCAAAATATAAAAGTTGTTGAACCAGCAGAGATTCCAAGAGAGGCATTGCCTAAAAAGCGTGCGTTAATAATTGCTATCTCATTTGTGCTTTCAATTATGATGGGATGTATGGCAGCATTTATAGTTGAGTTTTTCTTCTGTAAGTTACGTAAGCCAAAAGACATAGAGAAAATTTTAGGGACATCAATGCTTGGAATGGTTCCAGATTTCAATCTTTCTCTAGTAGATGGAGGTAAAGATGGAAAATAAAGCAAGAAGACAGTTATTTTTTAAAGATGCTGATAATCATGAGATGAATGAGGCTCTTAGAGTTATTAGAACAAATTTACATTTTTTAAATGAGAAAGAGAAAGCAAGAACAGTACTTGTTACAAGCACTACACCTAAAGAGGGAAAAAGTACAATAGCTTCTAACTATGCAATGAGTATAGCTATCACAGGAAAAAAAGTTTTACTAATAGACTGTGATATCAGAAGACCAAGAGCTCACGAGAGCTTTGGAGTTAATTTTAATCGTGGGTTAGAATCAGTATTGTCAGGAGAATGTAAAGTTGAAGATGTTATTTTAAAGGATGTAGAGAAGAATTTAGACATTCTTCCTACTAGAAATGTGACACATAATGTAACAGAGCTTTTTTTAGGGGACAAAATGAAAGGATTGTTACAAGATTTAAAAGATAAATACAATACAGTAGTACTAGATACACCACCACTTATAATTGCAAGTGATGCAGCGATACTTTCAAAACATTGCGATGGAGTAGTGTATGTTGTAGCTTATGACCAAGTTGCTAAAAGAGAGTTAGAGTTTGGTAAAACTATGCTAAATAATGCAAAAGCAAATATATACGGATTTGTTGTAAATAAAGTTGATAAAAATGGTTTGTCATATGGAAACTATGGATATTACAACAATAACTATTCATACTATAAGGATTATTACACAGAAGAGGGAGAAGCGTTAGCAAAAGCGTATAAACCTCAAAAGGGATTTAAAGGGTTCGTTGAAAAACTAAAAAGAGACTACAAGAGACAGTTAAGTGGGGATCAAAAGGGGAAAAGATGGTAGATATCCACACTCACTTGTTATTTGGAGTTGATGATGGACCTAAAACAGTAGAGGAATCTATTGAGATGATCAAGGATGGAATGAAGTTAGGATTTAATGAGTTCTATTTAACATCTCATTACAATAAAGGGAGATTCTGTAATGAAAACTATGATGAAAATTATAAGATTTTGCAGAAAAAGTGTGAAGAGTTAAATCTAGAAGTAAAACTCCATAAAGGGAATGAAGTTTATTTAGATGAAAATATAGATATGGTTTTAAAAGAAAAAAATTTTAATTTAATGTGGGATAAATTTATTTTAGTAGAATTTTCACCTTTGACATCAGTACCAGCGGGAGAAAATTTAATAAAAAAAGTTTTGGTAGCAGGATTTCACCCAATTTTAGCTCATGTGGAAAGATATACTAACTTTAAAGGTAGCGATTTAATGAGGTTAAAAAAACTTGGAGTTAAATTTCAGGTAAACATAGGGGGAGAGAAACCTAAACATATAGTTAGATTGCAAAAAGAGAAACATATTGATTTTTTAGGTAGTGACGCTCACGGAGTGGAGAGACGAAGTTATAGGGAAATTCAAAAGGAGGCTAAGGGGCATGAGAAAAAACAACCTGTTAACAGGGTTTTTAATTCTTTCTTTAGGAGCATATTCACAGGGGCTTGGATTGGAGGAGATTCTTAAAAGAGTTGAAAGCGATAATCCTGAGGTTAAAGTTAAAGAGTTAGATGTAAAGATAAAAGAGAAGGGTAAAAAGAAAGCGTTTAGAAATTTAATTTTGCCACCAGTAACTATACAGAGTGAAAACGACTGGGAAACAGCTAAAAATGAGGGATTTGGATTTGAAAAGATAGAGGCTACAATACCTCTTTTCCAAGGTGGAAAGATGATGAACACCTATAAAAAATCTAAGAGTGAGTTAGAATTATCTAAAGCAGAACAAAGATTAGCAGTGTATTCTTGGCAGGAAGCTGGAGTAAACTCATATTTTGCAGCATTAAATTATAAAAAGCAGCGAGAGATAACAGATTTAACAATAACAGCGCTACAAAAACAGCGTAATAGACTTGATGGACTATATAAAGAGAATAAGATGATTCCAAAATCTGAAGTTTTAAAAGTTGAAGCGGATATTGAAAACAATAAAGCAATAAACTTTGAAAACGCTCAAAAAGAGAGAGCATCTAAGGAAACTTTAATGCAACTTCTTGGATATGATTTAGATAAGGCAATAACATTAGATGAGTTTAATGCAGCAGATTATCTAAAATCTCTTGGAACAATTAAAAAAGTTGAAGATCCAAGAAATACAACTTTAGGTAAAGCACAAAATTTAATGGTTGATTTAGCTGAATATGATCTGAAAATTGCAAAAGCTGATCTGTATCCAATACTGTATGTTAAGCCATCTCATAAGTTTAAAGAGGAAAATTTAGATACGCATAAGTATGAAACGGTAAACGAGGGAAGAGTTGAAATTGGAGTTAGATATACTTTTGCTTGGGGCGCAACTTTGGATTCAGTGGATCAAAGCGAATATAAGCTAGATCAAGCTAAGATAAAATATGACAATAACATCGCAGGGATAGAGTTAGACATGAGAAACAAACTTGGAGAGATAGAGTCTCTTGCAGGACAAAGTGAAGCTCAAAAGAAAAGAGTGGAACTACTTAGAGAAAACCTAAAAATTGATAACTTAAGATATGACAATGAGTTAGTTACAACTTTTGACTACTTAAACTCAGTAAATCAACTTAGAACAGCTGAAGAGGATTTCTATAAACTTCAAAGAGGATTAGTTTTAGCTGTAATTGAGTATGAGAATCTATATAAGTAGGGGAGAGTTATGAATAAGAAATTAATGATTGGTGCTGTGATAGCAACCTTAGCTCTTGGAGGATATCTTCTAGTTAATAAAGTAACTGGAAAAGATGTTAAAGTTTCAAAAATTGAGATGGGAAATCTATCTAGCTCAATACTTTACGCAGGAATGGTTGCTCCTGGAGAGGTTATACCTGTATATGTTGAAGCTCCAGTACTAGTTGAATCAGTAATGGCAAGAGTGGGACAAGAAGTTGAACCAGGAGATAAACTACTGACTTTTAGTTCTAAGAGTGTTATTGAAAATGATAAAGAGTTAAGAATAAATCAGTTGGATATAAAAGATATAAAACTTCGAATAGCTGACCTTGATGGTGGATCACTAAAGTTAGAGTTAGATAACAGAAAACTTGAGATGAGAAACTTAGAGGAGAAGATAAGAGGAGATGAAAGAAGACTTCCAGTATTAACAGCGGAAACGAGAACTTTAAAAGAGAAAGCTGAAGCTTACAAAAAGCTACTAGCTGCTGATGGAGTTTCTAGTACAGAAGCGAACAAAGCTGTGAATGAAGCTGAGAAAAAAATAGTCGAACTAGAGGATTTGAAAACTAGTTTAGAGTTAAATAGACAAAAGTTTGAACTATCAGCTGTGAGTTTTGAAAGTTTAACAAGAGAGTTACAAATTGAGGAAGCGAAGTTAAAGTCAAGTTTAGAGAAGTTACAACTTATGAATGAGATTTTAGTTCGTCGTGCAGAGCAACTAAAAAAACCTCTCGAAGCACCAGTAGCTGGAGTTATTACAACAATAGATGTGACAGAGGGAAGTAACGCTTTTAGTGGACAGAGATTACTAGCTATTTCACCAAAGGGTGAGAGTATAGTAAAAGTTGAAGTTCCAATGTATCAGGCAAGTAGTGTTGCACCAAGACAAAAAGCCATAGTGAGAAGTTCATCATCAGGTGGAGATCTATGTTATGACGGTGTTGTATCTAGAGTTTCTAGTGTAGCTCGTGAAAGTGTTTTAGGTGGAAAAAACGATAAAGTTATAGAGGTTGAAGTAAAAGTTGCTGGAGCTAATGATTTAAAACCTGGATTTATAACTGACGTTGAGATAAGCAGCGAAAGTAGTCGTAGTGTAGCAACTGTATCATCTTTTTCTGTAATAGAAGAGGGAGATAGAAGTTATGTTTACATAGTGGATGAAGGAAGAGTTCGTAAAACTGAGGTAAAAATTGGAGCGAAAACTTCAACAGATTATGAAGTGCTTAACTTACCGCTAGGAACTGAGGTTGTAATAAATCCATTTAAAGTTAGTAACGGTGAAAGAGTAAAGGCTGTGATCTAATGAGATTTTGGATGGCATTTAGGTTTTTAAAGGGAAATCTAGAAAGAGCAGCGTTTCCTTTGATGGCAGTTATAGTTGGAGCTATGTCTTTGGTTATGACTCTATCGCTGGGAGATGGAGCAAAAAATATTATAGATAAAGATCTATCTGCCATAGGAGGAAATAGGATTCTCGTAGGTGGTGGATCACTGAGTAGTAAAGATTTAGAGCTAATGGAAAGAATGCCTTTTGTAGAGTATGGAGTTTTCCCAGAAAAGAGAAAACTTGTAGGTAATACACTGTATAGAGGTTATAGTAAAAAAGCTTTAAAGGCTATGAGGCTACCAAGTCTTAAAGAGAATGAGGTAGTTTTAGATAGAAATCAGTTTTTAGACGCAGAAGTGGGGGCAGAAGTAGAGCTACAAACTGAGTTAGGAAAAAGGAAATTTACAATTAGGGATTTGTATCAAGAGGAGAGTCCATTTGAAACTATGAAAATGGGCGATAGAGTCATAGTTAGTGATGAAACTTTTGAAAGAATCTTTGGAAGGAGTAACTACAATAGCTTAGTAGTCTCCTTTCCACAAGATGAAGACGGGGAGGAATATATACCAGTTGTACTAAGAGAGCTTAACAGGTCTCGGTTGCTTTACAACCAGGTGCGTGTTTTAGAAACGCCAGCAGTCTATAAAAAAGTGGAGAGGATAAAAAGCTTTGTAGGAAAAAGTTTATTTATCCTCTCTTTTATTTCTTTAATTGTTGGTGGAGCTGGGATTTTAAATCTAATAGCTTCAGCGGTAAGAGAGAGAACATCATATATAGGGATACTGAGAACAGTGGGGATGGGTAAAAAAAATTTGATGGAAATATTTTTAATAGAGGCAGCAGTGGTGATAACTTTAGGAGCTGTTATAGGAGTAATCCTTGGAGTGGCGGTGTCGTACCTAGCTGGAAATTTACTAAAAATACCACCATATTTTAACTTTATAAAATTGGTAGGAGCATTAGTTCTTACAATGGGTGTTGGTCTAATATTTGGAGTTTTCCCAGCTAAAAGAGCAGGAGAGTTAGAGATAGTAGAGGCACTGAAAATTTAAGGGAGGGAATGAAATGGTAGAAGAAAAGTTACTAGATGAGTTACTGTCAAATAAGCGTAATTTTGTAAAGCTAGGAATCGATGTACTATCTATAGTTTTAGGTGTTGGATTTGCACTGCTAGCTAGATTTGAAGATTCATGGTTAATTAATGCTAAAAAAGAGTATGTGTTTATCTATGGTAGTTTCTTCTTAATGTTTTATCTTTTTAAAAGAGATGGAATAAAAAGCTGGAGTTTCACTAACTCACTAGATGTTTTAAATTTAATGTACACTCATACATTAACGTTAGTTACAACAATAGTATATATGTCAAGTTTAGGTATGAGTTACTCAAGGGCAACTGTTCTATTAACAGCAGTTTTCGCTATGGTTTTACAACTAGGTGGAAGATTTGTTTTTAGATTAAATAGGACATATACTCGACCTAAAAAGGGTGAAGATGATGATAAGAAAAGAGTTATTGTTTACGGAGCTGGAGAGATGGGAGTTAATCTAATAAGAGAGGCTAAAATCA from Cetobacterium somerae carries:
- a CDS encoding ABC transporter permease — its product is MAFRFLKGNLERAAFPLMAVIVGAMSLVMTLSLGDGAKNIIDKDLSAIGGNRILVGGGSLSSKDLELMERMPFVEYGVFPEKRKLVGNTLYRGYSKKALKAMRLPSLKENEVVLDRNQFLDAEVGAEVELQTELGKRKFTIRDLYQEESPFETMKMGDRVIVSDETFERIFGRSNYNSLVVSFPQDEDGEEYIPVVLRELNRSRLLYNQVRVLETPAVYKKVERIKSFVGKSLFILSFISLIVGGAGILNLIASAVRERTSYIGILRTVGMGKKNLMEIFLIEAAVVITLGAVIGVILGVAVSYLAGNLLKIPPYFNFIKLVGALVLTMGVGLIFGVFPAKRAGELEIVEALKI